One genomic segment of Pseudomonas sp. p1(2021b) includes these proteins:
- a CDS encoding rhodanese-related sulfurtransferase, which yields MTQAIVVAALYKFVTLEDYVELREPLLKTMVDNGVKGTLLLALEGINGTVSGTREGIDGLLAWLRSDPRLVDIDHKESYCDEQPFYRTKVKLKKEIVTLGVPGVDPNHKVGTYVEPKDWNALISDPEVLLIDTRNDYEVAIGTFKGAIDPKTETFRQFPDYIKANFDPSRHKKVAMFCTGGIRCEKASSYMLGEGFEEVYHLKGGILKYFEEVPQEESLWDGDCFVFDNRVTVRHDLTEGEYDQCHACRHPISVEDRASEHYSPGISCPHCWDSLSEKTRRSAIDRQKQIELAKARNLPHPIGYNYKAEA from the coding sequence ATGACCCAAGCTATCGTCGTGGCGGCGTTGTACAAGTTCGTCACCCTGGAAGACTACGTCGAGCTGCGCGAGCCGCTGCTCAAGACCATGGTCGACAACGGCGTCAAAGGCACTTTGCTGCTGGCCCTCGAAGGCATCAACGGCACCGTCTCGGGCACCCGTGAAGGCATCGATGGCCTGCTCGCCTGGCTGCGCAGCGACCCGCGCCTGGTGGACATCGACCACAAGGAATCCTACTGCGACGAGCAGCCGTTCTACCGCACCAAGGTCAAGCTCAAGAAAGAGATCGTCACCCTGGGCGTGCCGGGCGTGGACCCGAACCACAAGGTCGGCACCTACGTCGAGCCCAAGGACTGGAACGCCCTGATCAGCGACCCCGAGGTGCTGCTGATCGACACCCGCAACGACTACGAAGTGGCCATCGGCACCTTCAAGGGCGCCATCGACCCCAAGACCGAGACCTTCCGCCAGTTCCCCGACTACATCAAGGCCAACTTCGACCCCAGCCGGCACAAGAAGGTTGCGATGTTCTGCACCGGCGGTATCCGCTGTGAAAAAGCCTCCAGCTACATGCTCGGTGAAGGCTTCGAGGAGGTCTATCATCTTAAGGGCGGCATCCTGAAATACTTCGAGGAAGTGCCTCAGGAAGAAAGCCTCTGGGACGGCGACTGCTTCGTCTTCGACAACCGGGTCACGGTGCGCCATGACCTGACCGAGGGCGAGTACGACCAGTGCCATGCCTGCCGCCACCCGATCAGCGTGGAGGACCGTGCGTCCGAGCACTATTCGCCAGGCATCAGCTGCCCGCATTGCTGGGACAGCCTGAGCGAGAAGACCCGGCGCAGCGCCATCGACCGGCAGAAGCAGATCGAGCTGGCCAAGGCGCGCAACCTGCCTCACCCGATCGGTTACAACTACAAAGCCGAGGCCTGA
- a CDS encoding DsbA family protein, protein MSARLLYVMDPMCSWCWGFAPVAEALIAQARTAGVPARLVPGGLRSGSSALDASTRRYILEHWQAVAEATGQAFRFEGAMPDGFVYDTEPACRALVAARELDAERAWPLLAAIQRAFYEQGVDVTRAPQLVELAEQVGFDRARFAEAFSSPDTRTATAADFSWVQDLGIAGFPTLLAERNGQLALLTNGYQPLERLQPLLGRWLQQAACA, encoded by the coding sequence ATGTCCGCACGCCTGCTGTATGTGATGGACCCGATGTGCTCCTGGTGCTGGGGCTTCGCCCCGGTCGCTGAGGCGCTGATCGCCCAGGCCCGTACGGCCGGCGTGCCGGCGCGCCTGGTGCCCGGCGGGCTGCGCTCGGGCAGCAGTGCCCTGGACGCCTCGACCCGCCGCTACATCCTCGAGCACTGGCAGGCGGTCGCCGAGGCCACCGGCCAGGCCTTCCGCTTCGAAGGCGCCATGCCCGATGGCTTCGTCTACGACACCGAGCCTGCCTGCCGCGCCCTGGTGGCGGCCCGCGAGCTCGATGCCGAGCGTGCCTGGCCATTGCTGGCAGCGATACAGCGGGCCTTCTACGAGCAGGGCGTGGATGTCACCCGGGCCCCGCAGCTGGTGGAATTGGCCGAACAGGTCGGTTTCGACCGTGCACGTTTCGCCGAAGCGTTCTCCAGCCCCGATACCCGTACCGCCACCGCAGCCGACTTCAGTTGGGTGCAAGACCTCGGTATCGCCGGCTTCCCGACCCTGCTGGCCGAGCGCAATGGCCAGCTGGCCCTGCTGACCAACGGCTACCAGCCGCTGGAGCGCCTGCAACCCTTGCTCGGCCGTTGGCTGCAGCAGGCCGCCTGTGCTTGA